A stretch of Arachis hypogaea cultivar Tifrunner chromosome 15, arahy.Tifrunner.gnm2.J5K5, whole genome shotgun sequence DNA encodes these proteins:
- the LOC112751980 gene encoding putative F-box protein At5g60060: protein MGGVDQWANLHEDMLKEIIKRFYSYDEYPRFGLVCKQWNFNLPQIPRGNKVPCLLLPKAKKSSQNPTIFEGTLSKLSQKQTRILEEKEIYHLTMPELQNNIIRGSCHGWIITVSIDEGTIRMINPFTKVCFDLPPISTFPNVIDIHGDKCTYDFEEYVGTLDTVYMRTVNVSKVITNSAPNNDDFKAMAIYGNSKKLAFYFKPNSPRWIEFPTDHEEIMDVIFFQEKIYAKGFDFVLYEFDIKKNFAVVGVYEGTPPEELDCSISQYSYLVGCDDDGSLLMLVRYVLSLMPTDSRPNLETIKFEVYKLNEKVWSRIYNLGNYALLVGLNSSVQILASNCKGNTIYFTDNMDGIGPTDYVRGHDIGIFNLEDGSCERVLSDVSLFCPPIWILP from the coding sequence ATGGGCGGAGTTGATCAGTGGGCAAACCTACATGAAGATATGTTGAAGGAAATTATAAAGCGGTTCTATTCATACGATGAATACCCTCGATTTGGATTGGTTTGCAAGCAATGGAACTTCAATCTTCCACAGATCCCCAGAGGCAACAAAGTTCCATGTCTGCTATTACCTAAAGCTAAAAAATCTTCCCAAAATCCTACGATATTTGAAGGCACCCTCTCAAAATTAAGTCAGAAACAAACTCGTATTCTTGAAGAGAAGGAGATTTACCATCTTACAATGCCAGAGCTGCAAAACAACATCATTCGTGGATCTTGTCATGGATGGATAATAACCGTATCAATAGATGAAGGCACCATCCGAATGATAAATCCATTTACAAAGGTTTGCTTCGATCTTCCTCCGATTTCAACTTTTCCCAATGTAATTGATATTCATGGCGACAAATGCACTTATGATTTTGAGGAGTATGTTGGCACTCTAGATACGGTTTACATGCGTACGGTCAATGTTTCGAAGGTTATTACGAATTCAGCACCTAACAATGATGATTTTAAGGCCATGGCCATATATGGAAATAGTAAAAAATTGGCCTTTTATTTTAAGCCCAATAGTCCGAGATGGATCGAGTTTCCAACAGATCATGAGGAAATTATGGATGTCATATTTTTCCAAGAGAAGATATATGCAAAGGGCTTTGACTTCGTACTATATGAATTTGATATAAAGAAAAATTTTGCAGTGGTCGGAGTTTATGAAGGGACACCTCCTGAAGAACTTGACTGCTCTATTTCCCAATATAGCTATTTGGTTGGTTGTGATGATGATGGAAGTTTATTGATGCTCGTAAGATATGTTCTTTCTCTGATGCCAACAGACTCTCGGCCCAATTTAGAGACTATCAAATTCGAGGTTTATAAATTGAATGAAAAAGTATGGTCAAGAATATATAATTTAGGGAATTACGCATTACTTGTTGGACTCAATTCTTCAGTTCAGATATTGGCaagcaattgcaaaggaaataccATCTATTTTACTGATAATATGGATGGAATAGGCCCAACAGATTATGTTCGGGGTCATGACATTGGCATTTTTAATTTAGAAGATGGTAGTTGTGAAAGAGTATTATCAGATGTTAGTCTTTTTTGTCCACCTATTTGGATATTACCCTAG
- the LOC112751978 gene encoding protein PIGMENT DEFECTIVE 338, chloroplastic — MPLILCPCKSLCFPNWTLPLSHDTAFRNNFHRNPMKLPYTERDKFSILRAAHVEFSSISEKFDGFSSNQSSQEALDGEGTQDQEHAKLELRNKPSPTTAKNEVVRESERGSTEDEALSPFLKFFKENGSVEERKENGGLLEVSKERDDMVDESEEAKKDNAEYYEPKPGDFVIGVVVSGTESKLNVNVGAELLGTMLTKEVLPLNSREMEHLLFDLEKDEQNFNVQGRMGILKNEDAINGIPVAQVGTVVFAEVLGRTLTDRALLSSRRLFRRIAWHRLRQIKQYGEPIEVRITEWNTRGLLTRIEGLRAFLPKAELMKRVNNVSELKENVGRCIYVQITQVDEDTTNLVLSEREAWEKLYLQEGTLLEGTVNKILPYGAQIRIGETNRCGLLHVSNITRAEISSVSDILSVDEKLKVLVVKSTAPDKISLSIADLESEPGLFLSDKQTVFLEADMMAKKYKENIHHNHHIIQESEPLPNSVLPFENETLYANWKWVRFEK; from the exons ATGCCATTGATTCTTTGTCCATGTAAGTCTCTCTGCTTTCCCAATTGGACTTTACCTCTTAGCCATGACACTGCTTTTCGCAACAATTTCCATAGAAACCCCATGAAACTCCCATATACAGAACGCgataaattttcaattttgagaGCTGCCCATGTTGAATTTTCCTCAATCAGTGAGAAATTTGATGGCTTTTCTAGTAATCAGTCatctcaagaagctcttgatggtGAAGGGACCCAAGACCAAGAGCATGCTAAGCTTGAGTTGCGCAACAAGCCTTCACCAACTACTGCAAAAAATGAGGTTGTTAGGGAATCAGAGAGAGGTTCTACAGAAGATGAAGCTTTGTCGCCATTTTTGAAGTTTTTCAAAGAGAATGGTTCTGTGGAGGAGAGAAAAGAAAATGGTGGGCTGTTAGAAGTTTCCAAGGAAAGAGATGATATGGTTGATGAGAGTGAAGAAGCTAAGAAGGATAATGCTGAGTATTATGAACCAAAACCTGGGGATTTTGTGATAGGAGTTGTTGTTTCGGGTACTGAAAGCAAGCTCAATGTCAATGTGGGTGCAGAATTACTAGGTACAATGTTGACAAAGGAGGTGCTTCCCTTGAATAGTAGAGAAATGGAACACTTGCTATTTGATTTGGAAAAGGATGAACAGAATTTTAATGTTCAGGGTAGGATGGGAATTCTGAAGAATGAAGATGCAATCAATGGGATTCCGGTTGCACAGGTTGGAACTGTTGTGTTTGCTGAGGTTCTTGGTAGAACACTTACTGATAGGGCTTTGCTTTCTAGCAGAAGGCTCTTCCGCCGCATCGCCTGGCATCGACTGAGGCAG ATAAAACAGTATGGCGAACCTATAGAGGTTAGAATCACAGAGTGGAATACCAGGGGACTGCTAACAAGGATTGAG GGCTTGCGGGCTTTCCTACCTAAAGCTGAGCTTATGAAAAGAGTAAATAATGTTAGCgaattaaaagaaaat GTGGGACGATGTATATATGTACAAATTACTCAAGTAGATGAAGACACAACCAATTTGGTACTTAGTGAGAGGGAAGCTTGG GAAAAGCTATACCTTCAAGAAGGAACACTTCTAGAAGGGACTGTGAACAAGATCCTTCCTTATGGAGCCCAAATAAGGATAGGAGAAACAAATAGATG TGGATTGCTGCATGTTTCAAATATCACTCGAGCCGAGATTAGTTCTGTTAGTGACATACTTTCTGTTGATGAGAAGTTGAAAGTTCTGGTGGTGAAGTCAACGGCTCCTGATAAAATCTCCTTGAG CATTGCAGATCTTGAAAGTGAACCTGGCCTATTTCTCTCAGATAAACAG ACAGTGTTTTTGGAGGCTGATATGATGGCAAAGAAATACAAAGAGAACATACATCACAATCATCATATCATCCAAGAATCAGAGCCCCTCCCAAATAGTGTCTTACCTTTTGAGAATGAAACACTTTATGCCAACTGGAAGTGGGTCAGGTTTGAGAAATAA